The nucleotide sequence CTATTCGCAACGCTGAAAATTCAATTGTGTTGAAAAATTTTGAGAAAGAAATTTCGTTACAGAATATTTCGTTTGCATACAATGCTACAAGTGAAACACGTTGGATTTTGAAAGACATTTCTCTCTCCGTGAACAAAGGAGAAATTGTTGCAGTTGTTGGAGCAAGCGGCTCTGGGAAAACTACCCTGGTGGATTTGATTCCTAGATTTTACGATGTCCAAAAAGGCGTTGTTTCTATTGATGGAAATGACATTCGACAACTTGAATTGAAATCATTGCGCGATAAAATCGGAATTGTAACGCAAGAAACAATTTTGTTTAATGATTCCATTCGCAATAATATCTCCTATGGAAACAGAAATGTGAGTGAACAGGAAATAATCAATGCGGCTAAAGTTGCAAACGCGCACAATTTCATTTCAAAAATTCCAACAGGATACGAAACAGTTATCGGTGATAGAGGAATGAAACTTTCCGGCGGAGAACGACAACGCATTGCAATAGCGCGTGCGATGTTAAAAAATCCGCCAATACTAATTTTAGATGAAGCAACTTCAGCACTTGATACGGAATCCGAACAACTTGTTCAACAAGCGATCGAAAAATTGATGGAAGGAAGAACAACAATCGTTATTGCTCATCGTCTTTCAACAATACAAAAAGCAAATCGTATTGTCGTATTGAAAGTGGGAAAAATTGTTGAAGTTGGAACTCATTCCGAACTTATAGAAAAAGAAAACGGCGTGTACAAACGTTTGTATGAAATTCAATTTTCTGCAATGAATACTTCACTTAGTTGATGAAACGAATAGTTCGAAATATTCCGGAGTTTCTACTATTTTTGTTTCTTGTTTATGTTGTTGGAATGTTGTTATTTTCAATTCCACGCATTATAATTTATTTTCAACACTATGAAGAAACAAAATCAATTCCCAATGATATTTTGTGGCAATCATTCGTTGTCGGATTTCGTTTTGATAGCGTCGTCAGCACGTATATACTTGCTGTGCCATTACTTGTTTGTATAATTGTTTCTTTGTTCCGATGGAATATTGTTGCCGTTCAAAAAATAATTTTGTGGTACTTGATTATGTTATACAGTCTTTCTTTTTTTATGTGCGCCGCCGATATTCCGTTTTTCAATTTTTTCAATTACCGCTTGATGATTACGGCAACACAATGGTTTGATTCTCCGCAATTTGTTGCTTCGATGATTTTTAATGATGCATCGTATTATCCATACATCGCATTGTTTTTGCTACTCTCGGCAATATTTATTATTGTTTCCAAGAGAATACAAAGAAAAATATTTGAAGAAAATTTTCATTCGGAACAATGGAAGTATCATTATTCGATAGCAACGCTTGTTCTGTTTTCAATTTTTTCGTTAGGAATTGTAGCGCTTGGAATTCGCGGAAGAATTGCAGTAAAATCGCCGATACGTTGGGGAACCGCATTTTTCAGCACATATCCGTTTGCGAATCAACTCGGATTGAATCCGGTGTTCACATTTTTTCGCAGTTGGCTTGATGAACAAAATCCCGATAACAATCTTGTATATTTGCTTGACGATGAAATTGCATTACGCAATGTTCGAAAATATTTCCACGTTGAATCAACAAATATATTTGATTCACCCATTGCGCGAGAAATAAAAACTTCGGGAGAACAAAAAAAATATAATGTTATCATCGTTTTAATGGAAAGTATGTCAGCAGAAAAAATGATGCGTTATGGAAGCACGAAAAATTTGACTCCGAACCTTGACAGTATTGCCAATCATTCAATTGTGTTTGATAATTTTTTTTCTTCAGGCATTCATACACACAATGGAATTTATTCGACAACTGTAAGTTTTCCTTCTATCTTTGCAAAACATCCGATGAACACGTTCGAAAATCTTCAGTCGTTCACTGGAATTGCAAATACCTTGCTCGAGAACAATTATGCGACACTTTTTTTTACAACACACGACGACCAGTTTGACAATATGGGCGGATTTTTAAGTTACAATGGATTTCAAAAAATAATTTCACAACGGGATTATCCGCAACAACATGTTGTAGGGACACTTGGTGTTCCCGATGGTGTGATGTTTGAACAATCGCTTTCATTCATCAATAGTGAAGCAGAACAGAACAAACAATTTCTTGCGATGTATTTAACCGGAAGTCATCACGGACCGTGGATAATTCCTGAAGACATTCCACTTCAATTGAAAGGAAAAAACGGCGAAGAAAAAACGTTGGAATATGCTGATTGGGCAATTGGAAATTTTCTTGAATTATCACAGAAGCAAACGTGGTATCGGAATACGATATTTATATTTCTTGGCGACCATGGTTCTGCAATTCATCGCACAAATTCATTTCCGTTGTCGTTTAATCATACGCCGTTTATCTTGTATGCGCCTTTTTTTCACAACGAGCATCGCGTATTGAAAAATTTTGGAGGTCAAATTGATGTGTTCCCAACAGTCATGGGATTGTTGAATATTCCGTATATCAATAATACGTTTGGAATTGATTTGCTGAAAGAAGAGCGCGAGTTTATGTATTTTTCCGCTGATGATAAAATCGGATGTATCAACGAAGAATATTTTCTTGTTCTTCATCGCCAAGAGGAACGAGAATATTTATTTCGCTACAGAGAAAATGCGAAAGAAAATATCGCAGATACTTATCCTCAACGTGTTCAACAAATGAAAGAATACGCATATTCGCATATTCAAGCAGCACA is from Ignavibacteria bacterium and encodes:
- a CDS encoding LTA synthase family protein; the encoded protein is MKRIVRNIPEFLLFLFLVYVVGMLLFSIPRIIIYFQHYEETKSIPNDILWQSFVVGFRFDSVVSTYILAVPLLVCIIVSLFRWNIVAVQKIILWYLIMLYSLSFFMCAADIPFFNFFNYRLMITATQWFDSPQFVASMIFNDASYYPYIALFLLLSAIFIIVSKRIQRKIFEENFHSEQWKYHYSIATLVLFSIFSLGIVALGIRGRIAVKSPIRWGTAFFSTYPFANQLGLNPVFTFFRSWLDEQNPDNNLVYLLDDEIALRNVRKYFHVESTNIFDSPIAREIKTSGEQKKYNVIIVLMESMSAEKMMRYGSTKNLTPNLDSIANHSIVFDNFFSSGIHTHNGIYSTTVSFPSIFAKHPMNTFENLQSFTGIANTLLENNYATLFFTTHDDQFDNMGGFLSYNGFQKIISQRDYPQQHVVGTLGVPDGVMFEQSLSFINSEAEQNKQFLAMYLTGSHHGPWIIPEDIPLQLKGKNGEEKTLEYADWAIGNFLELSQKQTWYRNTIFIFLGDHGSAIHRTNSFPLSFNHTPFILYAPFFHNEHRVLKNFGGQIDVFPTVMGLLNIPYINNTFGIDLLKEEREFMYFSADDKIGCINEEYFLVLHRQEEREYLFRYRENAKENIADTYPQRVQQMKEYAYSHIQAAQWMLIHKKAKKQIPIVQ